The genomic interval GGAAGGCGGCAGTGGGAATGGCAGCTTcctgtggggtgcaggggggttttgggggggggaaatttgggtttttctgtggGGGgatgggggctgcaggggtcAGGGGGCTCATCCCACCCATGGGCACACAGCaaggacccccaaaattcccttggGGGGTCCTCAAAATGACCAGCACTTTACCCCCccgaccccccccaaaaacgcTGTCAAGCAATagttggaaaaaaatcatttatttgTCCCAAAATGAGCACGGACATGGTTAAAGGATGAAATCTGGGGATCATGGGGGTGGAAATAGGACACCCCCAAAATGATGGACCCACCTACCAGGGGTTAGAGCCCCTCCAGAGgcccaaagccccccaaaaccagATATCAGCCCCTCCCAGAgacccagagccccccaaataAGGGGTCAGAAGCCCCCAATTAGAGGTCAGCACCCCCCAAAGTGCTCAGAGCCCCCCAAATCATggctcaggaccccccaaatcagGGCTCAGCACCCCCAAATGAGGGCTCAAGACACCCCtaggaccccaaacccccctcacagcccctcagcccatcccctccctgacctgctgcaCCACCCTGGCCCTCACCGCCCGCCCCTCTcgagcccccggccccgggggcggcggcggctgcggggggggctcggggtggccgggggcgggcgggagcCCCTCGGGGGGCTCCAGGGGGACGCGGCGGCGCAGGGCGATGTTGTGCAGGATGCAGCAGGCCAGGAAGATCTGGCAGACCTTGGGGGGGCTGTACTGGAGCCCCCCGCCCGCCAGGCAGCGGAAGCGGCGGCGCAGCAGCCCCAGCGTGCGGCGCAGCGGGGCCAGAGTGCGCGAGTGCAGCGCGTTGTAGCGCAGCTCGGCCGCGCCCCGCGGGCCCGCGATGGGTGTCAACAGCCACGGCTTCAGCGGGTACGAGCCGTCACCTGCGTGGAGAGGGGCAGAGACACACCTGAGTTGCACCTGGAGCGGTGGGGATACACCTGAGTGACACCCACAGAACCAGGGacacacctgagtgacaccCAGGGCACCAGGGGCGCGCTCCTGGAGCACCAGGGacacacctgagtgacaccCACAGAAGCAGGGACACACCTCAGTGACACCTGGAGCATCAGGGGTACCCCTAAACCAAGCCCAGAGCACCAGGCACCCACCTGAGTTACATCTGGAGCACCAGGGACATCCCTAAACAAACCCCAGGGCAccagggacacacctgagccACACCCACAGAACCAGGGacacacctgagtgacaccGGGAGTGGTGGGGACACACCTGTGTTACACCCACAGCATCGGGGACACACCTGAGTGACGCCCACAGAACCAGGGATACACCTGatccccaggacccctcccccagccccccatTTCCCATCCCAACCCCCCCTCACCCAACAACAACcaccccatttcccatcccaaaccctctCCCCCAGCACCCAGACCCTCTCCTTCCATCCTAGACCCCCTCCTTCCATGAGCCATGATCTTTGGGATCCCCCCACCCtggaacaccccaaaaaccccccaaaccccctcccccatccctcacctccccatttcccaccccaaacccccctcacCCAGCAGCCAGACCCCCTCGGGCCTGCTGCCCTCCATCAGGCGCGCCAGGGCCGAGTTCTCCAGCACGGTGGCGTTGGCGCACGAGCCGGGGAACTTGGCCACCACGTTGGTGATGTGGCCCTGGCGGTCGCACACCACCTGCATGTTGATGGAGTGGAAGTTGGCGGCGTTCCGGAACAGGGGCTCGTTATCGGCCGGTGCCCTCAGCGCCACGTGCATGGCGCCCACCAAGCCCAGAAccccgggcagcgccggggcgTCCCCGGGaggcgcgggcggcggggggAAGGCGATGTAGCGGCCCGCCCGCCGCTGCAAGGCCGCCAGGAACTGCGCCAGGCAGTTGGACATGGCCGACTGGCTGATGCCCGTGCTGAGGCGCGACGCCGTCTGGAAGGAGCCCGAGGCCAGGAAGGCCAAGGCCGAGGTGACTTTGACGGCCACGGGCAGAGCGTGGCTGCGGCCCGTGAGGCTCTGAAGGTCGGCACCGAGCTCCCGGCACAGCGCCGCGATGGCCGCACGGTCCAGGCGGCAGCGCCGCAGCGCCTGCTCGTCGCTCAGCTCCAGGAAGGAGCAGCGCACCCGGTAAATGCGTTGGGCTGGGtacgggcggcggcggcggcggccgcggcgggggATCGGGGATGGGGGAGCAGCGGAGGGAGCGGGGAGGGAGATCCGGGTGGGTGCGGGGTGCCGGTCGTGAGCGCGGCACTGATCGCGGGACCGTTCGTGGAGTTCATCCCTGTCCCGTTCGTGGGGTTCATCCCGCTCCCGGTGCTGCTCCCGGTCcctgtcacagccctgctcccgGTCTCTGTCACAGTCCTGCTCCCGATCTCTGTCACAGTCCTGCTCTCGGTCGCAGTCCTGTTCCTCGTCGCTGTCCCGGTTCCgttcccggtgccggtgccggagccgccgcagcagcagcaccgCGTGGGACATGGCGGGGGCGGGGCTACGGTGGAAGGGGCGTGGTTAGTGCTGGAGGGGCGGAGCCACACCCGGCCGGTCCCGGTGGCCGCGACACCCCGGTGAGAGCGGGCGGTGGCTGTTTCTGAACGGGTCGATGCCGCTTGGGGCGGTCAGCCCCGATCCTGGTCCCGGTGCCGATAGATCCCGATGGGAGCGGTTGGTCCCGGTCTGTCCCAGTCGGTCCCGGTGCCGGTGGGGGCAGTTGgtcgctgtccctgtccccgtacCGGTGGATCTCGATGCCGGTACGGGCGGACTGTTCGTGTCCCGGTGCCGGTCCCTGTTCCTGTCGGTCCCGGTTCCCCGGCTCGGTCCCTGTTCCTGTCGGTCTCGGTTCCCACGGTTCGGTCCCGGTTCCCCGGCCTCGGTCCCGGTTTCCCGGCTCGGTCCCGGTTCCCCGGCCTCGGTCCCGGTTCCTGCCGGTCCCGGTTCCCCGGCTCGATCCCAGTTCGGCGGCGCTGCCAGGCCACGCCCCTCTCCCGCGCTCTGATTGGTCAGCACTGCTTTCACGTGCCCTAAAAGCCCCGCCTCCCCCCCTCACTTCCGGCGCGCCGCCGCTCCCCATTGGCCGCCGCGAGGGAGGGAGCGCTTTGTGCCAGACGCTGTTTGGGCCGCCGCTGGGCGGGGCCTCTTAGTGACTCGACCAATCGAGTTGCACCGTTCCGCCGCTCTCGGCCAATCAGCGCGCAAGGTGGGCGTGGCTCCACGTAAGGCGGCTACCGCCATTTTGTTGCCGTCATCGAGTACCGGGTGAGGGGGGGTGCGGTGAGACTCGGGGGGCCCCGGGGTGGGCACGGGTGGGAccgggaggggctggggaggagctgcgAGGGACCCCGGCCCTGCTGTCTATGGGGGAGCATAGCACGGGGTCCCGTGGCCTCGGGAAGGCGCCTAGGAAGGGGCTCAGACCTGGGACGGGAGCGGGATGAGGTTCCGGGGGGGACCCGGGTCCCCCTCCATGGGCTGGGTGCTCACGGAGCACACCCGGGGCTGAGACTCCGCTCGAGACCTTGAAGGTCTCCCGGCTCATTGTGGGGTGCCCGGGCCTGGGGGTCTCTCCTGAGAGAGTCTCTGCTTCAGGGTGCCCTGGGGGTGAGGGGGGTCCCATCGAGAATCAGCCGGAGGAGAATCCATGAAAGGTGGAGGGaaccttccccttccccctccccggAGCGGCTCCGACCTCTCAGCGGGACCGGGGGTTTTGCGGGTAGGGTCTCACCGAGC from Molothrus aeneus isolate 106 unplaced genomic scaffold, BPBGC_Maene_1.0 scaffold_30, whole genome shotgun sequence carries:
- the LOC136569871 gene encoding putative nuclease HARBI1, with the translated sequence MSHAVLLLRRLRHRHRERNRDSDEEQDCDREQDCDRDREQDCDRDREQGCDRDREQHRERDEPHERDRDELHERSRDQCRAHDRHPAPTRISLPAPSAAPPSPIPRRGRRRRRPYPAQRIYRVRCSFLELSDEQALRRCRLDRAAIAALCRELGADLQSLTGRSHALPVAVKVTSALAFLASGSFQTASRLSTGISQSAMSNCLAQFLAALQRRAGRYIAFPPPPAPPGDAPALPGVLGLVGAMHVALRAPADNEPLFRNAANFHSINMQVVCDRQGHITNVVAKFPGSCANATVLENSALARLMEGSRPEGVWLLGDGSYPLKPWLLTPIAGPRGAAELRYNALHSRTLAPLRRTLGLLRRRFRCLAGGGLQYSPPKVCQIFLACCILHNIALRRRVPLEPPEGLPPAPGHPEPPPQPPPPPGPGAREGRAVRARVVQQVREGMG